A part of Halobacterium jilantaiense genomic DNA contains:
- the pglZ gene encoding BREX-5 system phosphatase PglZ, whose translation MNQPQHDLTDEAEQHLQQAFPDSHTTEVRVVWWDDGGFLKEIVNAAAQQLGVEFRAAEGFPLALRTDALTEEREADRPIVWYVGEGKQGRDWFRDIRETGGEVTKSIEELTADLYGVNPWDIFDVEMNDAATRTQIAGIIKAEFQTPGIPTYESLREEIYTRGDGRIIDHLLREGWPEISRDPQTVAEIREKLDDDIPIQDGASPEEITSTVRRWAVAQALHVNGVDASHFPAGYGESNHSPLTQLLNMGGSRASAEEYLGEEFWTDVVRSLDDVWTYASCPVDRALDDALWESWYDSFDAGDLTTCIEQAQIRQEALEVYPDYTGWRDLWAQCEHLARLQQQFSAWEDRDGQADPFSAYADVDEGSWQIDDQVLQVQLTGTPESDVPVDHPATGTLPDLRDELLTSRYREYLETLAEEVEAAMQVGQPLLNKDPAYEWWSDHENEFKKAGTVAVLLIDALRYDLTQRLAAELNDAFDVSRETRLSTLPSETKFGMAALTPGRSFRFSLEMYNGTLTPFQGDRSLSNKQRRKDFLSDEGWSVPDDRVDGWGEHRITYYDKEIDEVGEGEIGEMVHHFDNYVTELAAMIRDKLDNKNWDRIYVVTDHGFVLLPEGTTTEAVPSSAPDSEVKYRRVAGDDLSGLTNGVSVSGSTPGLNDYLKADLQLLVDPRQHFSKQGYSGDRYYHGGLLPQECMLSFLVIQK comes from the coding sequence ATGAACCAGCCCCAACACGATCTGACCGACGAAGCAGAACAGCACCTGCAGCAGGCCTTCCCGGACAGTCACACGACGGAGGTGCGAGTGGTCTGGTGGGACGACGGCGGGTTCCTCAAAGAGATCGTCAACGCCGCAGCTCAACAGCTGGGCGTCGAGTTCCGCGCCGCAGAGGGCTTCCCGCTCGCTCTCAGAACAGACGCACTCACAGAGGAACGGGAAGCCGACCGGCCCATTGTGTGGTACGTCGGCGAGGGCAAACAGGGTCGGGATTGGTTCCGCGATATCCGTGAGACCGGCGGAGAGGTCACCAAGAGCATCGAAGAGCTCACCGCCGACCTCTATGGGGTGAATCCGTGGGACATTTTCGACGTCGAAATGAACGACGCCGCCACCAGAACACAGATCGCCGGCATCATCAAAGCAGAGTTCCAGACACCCGGGATCCCCACATACGAGAGCCTCAGAGAAGAAATCTACACCCGCGGCGATGGCCGAATCATCGATCACCTCCTCCGTGAGGGCTGGCCCGAGATCAGCAGAGATCCCCAGACTGTTGCCGAAATCCGGGAGAAACTCGACGACGATATCCCCATTCAAGATGGTGCCAGCCCCGAGGAGATCACCAGCACCGTCCGTCGCTGGGCCGTCGCCCAAGCGCTGCACGTCAATGGCGTCGACGCCTCGCACTTCCCCGCGGGGTACGGCGAATCCAACCACAGCCCGCTGACCCAGCTGCTCAACATGGGTGGGAGCAGAGCCAGCGCCGAAGAGTACCTGGGCGAAGAGTTCTGGACGGACGTGGTTCGGAGCCTCGATGATGTCTGGACGTATGCTTCTTGTCCGGTCGATCGCGCCCTCGATGACGCCCTCTGGGAGTCCTGGTACGACTCCTTCGACGCAGGAGACCTTACCACCTGTATCGAGCAGGCACAGATCAGACAGGAGGCGCTGGAGGTCTATCCAGACTACACGGGCTGGCGCGATCTCTGGGCCCAGTGTGAGCACCTTGCCCGGCTCCAACAGCAGTTCAGTGCCTGGGAGGACCGAGACGGACAGGCCGATCCCTTCTCGGCCTATGCCGACGTCGATGAGGGCAGCTGGCAGATCGACGACCAAGTCCTCCAAGTCCAACTGACTGGCACCCCCGAGAGTGACGTTCCGGTCGATCACCCAGCGACAGGAACGCTCCCCGACCTTCGAGACGAACTGCTCACGAGTCGCTACCGTGAGTACCTCGAAACACTCGCCGAGGAGGTCGAGGCGGCAATGCAGGTTGGCCAACCATTGCTCAACAAGGATCCAGCCTATGAGTGGTGGAGCGACCACGAAAACGAGTTCAAGAAAGCTGGAACCGTCGCCGTCCTCCTCATCGACGCGCTTCGCTATGACCTCACACAGCGGCTTGCAGCGGAACTCAATGACGCCTTTGACGTCTCCCGTGAGACCAGGCTCTCAACGCTTCCCTCTGAGACCAAATTCGGGATGGCCGCACTCACACCCGGCCGCTCGTTCCGGTTCTCGCTCGAAATGTACAATGGGACGCTCACTCCCTTCCAGGGCGACCGCTCACTCTCGAACAAGCAGCGCCGGAAAGATTTCCTTAGTGATGAAGGCTGGAGCGTTCCCGATGACCGGGTGGACGGCTGGGGAGAGCATCGAATCACCTACTACGATAAGGAAATCGACGAGGTCGGGGAAGGCGAAATTGGCGAGATGGTCCATCACTTCGACAACTACGTCACCGAGCTTGCGGCGATGATTCGCGATAAGCTCGACAACAAGAACTGGGACCGAATCTACGTCGTTACTGACCACGGGTTCGTGCTCCTACCCGAGGGGACGACCACGGAAGCCGTTCCCTCAAGCGCCCCAGATAGCGAAGTGAAGTATCGCCGAGTCGCAGGGGATGACCTGAGTGGACTGACCAACGGTGTGTCAGTCTCTGGAAGCACGCCTGGGCTCAACGACTATCTCAAAGCGGATCTCCAGCTCCTCGTTGATCCGCGCCAACACTTCAGCAAGCAGGGCTATAGCGGCGATCGCTACTACCACGGTGGATTGCTCCCGCAGGAGTGTATGCTGTCGTTCCTCGTGATTCAGAAGTGA
- a CDS encoding DNA-methyltransferase, producing MTDDPAVLDLMDSEPAYSFESGGLFQGDSRESLKQLPDGCIDLVVTSPPFALQHKKEYGNEDQEGYNDWFMEFAEEVHRVLTPHGSFVIEIGGAFEKGWPKRSIYQFQLLTRLVEEGDFDLAQDFYWYNPAKLPNPIEWVNVRKIRVTDAVTHIWWLSKDVNKDSAVKDGEHPQPEASNQRVLQEYSESHKNLLETGEYNDGKRGSGWDIDPESFANKNEGSIPDNLIEGHSARGVLERWDEISALEFIELISDEDPEDLSAGDLLRTLGMGGQEPDNLVEASNTASNTHYLRMCREFGFDHHPARFPRDIPEFFISFLTPDPPYDDWDRGALDRPVVLDIFAGSNLTGRVAQSKGRYWLGFEQEEQYVQTSQFRFMDEDEIRDSLNDETSDFGEFAEVGDD from the coding sequence ATGACGGATGACCCGGCGGTTCTTGACTTGATGGACTCAGAACCAGCTTATTCCTTCGAGTCCGGTGGGCTGTTTCAGGGTGATAGTCGAGAGTCCCTGAAACAGCTCCCCGATGGCTGTATCGACCTGGTCGTTACTTCGCCTCCCTTTGCCCTCCAGCACAAGAAGGAGTATGGAAACGAGGATCAGGAAGGGTACAACGACTGGTTCATGGAGTTTGCTGAGGAGGTGCATCGCGTTCTTACTCCCCATGGCAGCTTCGTCATCGAGATCGGCGGTGCGTTCGAAAAGGGTTGGCCCAAGCGCTCGATCTATCAGTTCCAACTCCTCACCCGTCTCGTTGAGGAGGGGGACTTCGACCTTGCACAGGATTTCTACTGGTACAACCCTGCTAAACTTCCCAACCCGATTGAGTGGGTGAATGTTCGAAAGATTCGCGTCACCGACGCTGTTACCCACATTTGGTGGCTCTCGAAGGACGTCAACAAGGACTCGGCGGTCAAGGATGGTGAACACCCTCAGCCGGAGGCGAGCAACCAGCGGGTGTTACAGGAGTACAGTGAAAGCCACAAGAACCTGTTAGAGACTGGGGAGTACAATGACGGCAAGCGAGGCTCGGGATGGGATATCGACCCGGAATCCTTTGCCAACAAGAATGAAGGCTCGATTCCTGACAACTTGATCGAGGGGCATTCAGCCCGGGGCGTTCTTGAGCGCTGGGACGAGATCTCCGCCCTTGAATTCATCGAGCTGATCTCGGATGAAGACCCAGAAGATCTGTCGGCAGGGGACCTGCTTCGGACTTTGGGGATGGGTGGTCAAGAACCCGATAATTTGGTGGAGGCCTCAAACACTGCGAGCAACACACATTACCTTCGGATGTGTCGTGAGTTCGGCTTTGACCATCATCCAGCTCGGTTTCCTCGTGATATCCCTGAATTCTTCATCAGCTTCCTCACACCCGATCCGCCGTATGACGATTGGGACCGCGGTGCGTTGGACCGGCCGGTCGTCCTGGACATCTTCGCCGGGAGTAACTTGACGGGGAGGGTCGCACAATCGAAGGGGCGCTATTGGCTCGGCTTTGAGCAAGAGGAACAGTACGTGCAGACCTCGCAGTTCAGGTTTATGGACGAGGACGAGATTCGAGACTCGTTGAACGACGAAACGAGTGACTTTGGCGAGTTCGCTGAAGTTGGGGACGATTAG
- a CDS encoding BREX protein BrxB domain-containing protein: MSQEKKKNPLKAFTRELVDFARGERRGIRNPFVMVPVDPPVEHRLTKRLETWATNPDGDLEEWEDVTDTAGTDVTVTTIRLDGLMPETDAFETSIDLGPLDRVETAAVEDTLERNLAAELVDGLIAEYIQTGAVENERSSVLVLLNLGSLYPFTRASELLDELDRKNINTTVGIPFPGSVVGGRLSFFNEQARHYYPAHRIGNKVNAGYLTDV, translated from the coding sequence ATGAGCCAGGAGAAAAAGAAGAACCCACTGAAGGCATTCACCAGAGAGCTCGTCGACTTCGCTCGTGGGGAGCGCCGCGGGATTCGGAATCCGTTCGTCATGGTGCCTGTCGATCCGCCCGTCGAACACCGTCTTACCAAGCGCCTCGAAACATGGGCAACCAACCCGGACGGAGATCTCGAAGAGTGGGAGGACGTCACCGACACTGCGGGCACCGATGTAACGGTCACAACCATCCGGCTCGACGGACTCATGCCTGAGACGGACGCCTTCGAAACCAGCATCGACCTCGGCCCGCTCGATCGCGTCGAGACGGCCGCCGTCGAGGATACCCTCGAACGGAACCTCGCCGCTGAACTGGTCGATGGCCTCATCGCAGAATACATCCAGACCGGCGCCGTCGAGAATGAGCGCTCGTCAGTGTTGGTCCTGCTGAACCTGGGGAGTCTCTACCCCTTCACCCGGGCGTCGGAACTGCTGGATGAACTCGATCGGAAAAACATCAACACAACCGTCGGCATTCCCTTCCCGGGCTCAGTCGTCGGCGGGCGACTCAGCTTCTTCAATGAACAAGCACGCCACTACTACCCGGCCCACCGAATCGGCAACAAAGTGAATGCGGGGTACCTGACCGATGTCTGA
- a CDS encoding DNA-methyltransferase, whose amino-acid sequence MTSSSPITDLLSHSAAYSTDNGAAYLGDSRDFLDDLPSNSIDLVVTSPPFELAHQKEYGDDWDDEDKEYQAWFLEFAEEVKRVLCEHGSFVIEIGGAFNSGEPSRSTYQFELLTKLTSDDVGFKLAQDFYWHNPAKLPSPAEWVNRRRIRVSDAVTHIWWLAPNIAADSATEPDEQPVPEADNRRVLTEYSQSQQDLMEKGEYNAGERPSGHNISEEGFFTDSGGAIPDNLISATNTGSQTHYDKMCSRAGLDKHPARFPDEIPEFFVKFLTPNPPYDDWNRGYLDRPVVLDIFGGSNITGKIAEELGRYWMAFEKDEEYLEASEVRFLSPMQVERKFNNTQHGLDDFTESGESEPEP is encoded by the coding sequence ATGACATCGTCGTCGCCGATAACGGATCTCCTCTCCCACTCCGCGGCATATTCGACGGACAACGGAGCGGCATATCTCGGGGACAGCCGCGACTTTCTCGATGATTTGCCGTCAAACTCGATTGACCTTGTCGTTACGTCCCCGCCTTTCGAGCTCGCACACCAGAAAGAGTACGGCGACGATTGGGACGATGAGGACAAGGAATACCAAGCGTGGTTCCTCGAATTTGCCGAGGAAGTCAAGCGCGTCCTTTGCGAGCACGGGAGTTTCGTCATCGAAATCGGCGGCGCCTTCAACTCGGGGGAGCCATCGCGGTCGACTTACCAATTCGAGCTCCTCACCAAACTCACGAGCGACGACGTCGGCTTCAAACTCGCACAGGATTTCTACTGGCACAACCCGGCAAAACTCCCCTCCCCCGCAGAATGGGTCAATCGACGGCGAATCCGGGTGAGTGATGCGGTGACGCACATCTGGTGGCTCGCTCCGAACATCGCCGCCGATAGTGCGACGGAGCCGGACGAGCAACCGGTCCCAGAAGCGGACAATCGCCGGGTACTAACGGAATACAGTCAAAGCCAGCAGGACCTCATGGAGAAGGGAGAGTACAATGCTGGAGAGCGTCCGTCCGGCCACAACATTAGCGAAGAGGGCTTCTTTACCGATTCGGGGGGCGCGATCCCTGATAACCTTATTTCCGCGACGAACACGGGTAGCCAGACCCACTACGACAAGATGTGCAGTAGAGCAGGGCTCGATAAGCATCCAGCACGCTTCCCTGATGAGATTCCGGAGTTCTTCGTGAAGTTCCTCACGCCGAACCCACCCTACGATGACTGGAACCGTGGATATCTCGACCGACCAGTGGTATTGGATATCTTCGGCGGCTCGAACATCACGGGCAAGATTGCCGAAGAGCTGGGTCGGTATTGGATGGCATTCGAGAAAGACGAGGAGTATCTCGAGGCCTCCGAGGTACGATTCCTCTCACCGATGCAAGTCGAGCGGAAATTCAACAACACTCAGCACGGGCTGGATGATTTCACCGAAAGCGGGGAATCCGAACCTGAGCCGTAG
- a CDS encoding restriction endonuclease, which yields MAGNESDLPFGDAFSPAQLDTETGKYTKLAAALELVGEHEGEETEFKSAVAERFFEGSRNPEERARLVVLGLKNQGYQLVTDDFRFTDLGEQLYELRDDEGQLYREFARHILLNLHGRQVIDIIRDLQSAGQDTTADEIKDALGRYYDIKVGETSNHWSQMRGWLAEAEILNTGSPYYEINTSRLNEILGLTTEELDALEGLTDEQRAFLRAFAIIDPDEAIENTDVRTLATNHHDRNIPQGKITENILNPLAAAGYLEITSQRGSPNLIEPTEAFDAEVLEPILEQYAERTGIPREALRLNFTELENALDGGSSSERQTGLIALAVRLGRQLGLEYVGRRTDDSGTSEATTDVIMDDANLTLTRWLIHCSATRSKVTPTQIASVTTTARLTNATTILYVARSGFREDATQMAARIMQNEPYTILTLSEQPDPVYDENPAALSEALESQLHSIRRTKEIPDDGPFRGRSFGIGEDSEGSQAMIQGFEDDFERFQESESEERDLTDFTG from the coding sequence ATGGCTGGGAATGAATCCGACCTCCCCTTCGGAGATGCGTTCAGCCCGGCGCAGCTCGATACTGAAACCGGAAAATACACGAAGCTTGCAGCAGCCCTCGAGCTGGTTGGGGAACATGAAGGAGAGGAAACGGAGTTCAAGTCAGCCGTTGCTGAGCGATTCTTCGAGGGGTCTCGAAATCCTGAGGAACGTGCACGCTTGGTCGTACTGGGGCTCAAGAATCAAGGATATCAGCTCGTTACGGACGATTTCCGTTTCACCGACCTCGGTGAGCAACTGTACGAGCTGAGGGACGACGAAGGTCAGCTGTATCGTGAGTTCGCCCGGCATATTCTCCTCAATCTTCACGGGCGGCAAGTGATCGACATAATTCGAGATCTTCAATCGGCCGGGCAGGATACGACGGCAGACGAGATCAAGGACGCTCTCGGTCGCTATTACGATATCAAGGTTGGAGAAACTTCGAACCACTGGAGCCAGATGCGTGGCTGGCTCGCTGAAGCGGAGATTCTCAACACTGGAAGCCCGTACTACGAGATCAACACGAGCAGGCTCAACGAAATACTGGGACTCACCACGGAGGAGCTCGACGCACTCGAAGGGCTCACCGACGAACAGCGGGCGTTTCTCCGTGCCTTCGCGATAATCGATCCCGACGAAGCGATCGAGAATACGGATGTAAGAACGCTAGCAACGAATCACCACGATCGAAATATCCCGCAAGGGAAGATCACGGAGAACATCCTTAACCCGCTCGCAGCGGCCGGATATCTCGAGATTACGTCCCAACGTGGCTCACCGAACCTCATCGAGCCGACGGAAGCGTTCGATGCTGAGGTTCTTGAACCGATACTAGAGCAGTACGCCGAACGAACAGGAATTCCTCGAGAGGCGCTTCGGCTCAACTTCACCGAGCTCGAAAACGCACTCGATGGGGGAAGCTCATCTGAACGGCAAACCGGACTCATCGCGCTTGCTGTCCGGCTCGGGCGGCAGTTGGGACTAGAGTATGTCGGGCGCCGAACCGACGATAGCGGTACGAGCGAAGCCACCACGGACGTCATCATGGACGATGCAAACCTGACGTTGACGCGGTGGTTGATTCACTGCTCAGCCACACGGTCGAAGGTCACGCCCACACAGATTGCAAGCGTCACGACAACCGCACGACTCACGAACGCCACCACGATCCTCTATGTTGCCCGCTCCGGGTTCCGCGAGGACGCAACGCAGATGGCCGCCCGGATCATGCAAAACGAGCCCTACACGATATTGACGCTCAGCGAACAGCCAGATCCGGTATACGATGAGAACCCAGCAGCGCTTAGCGAGGCGTTGGAAAGCCAACTTCATTCAATTCGCCGAACGAAAGAGATCCCCGACGACGGACCGTTCCGTGGTCGTTCGTTCGGAATCGGGGAGGACAGTGAAGGATCTCAAGCCATGATTCAAGGGTTTGAGGATGACTTCGAACGGTTTCAGGAATCAGAATCCGAAGAGCGGGATTTGACCGATTTTACCGGATAA
- a CDS encoding DNA-methyltransferase has protein sequence MTATEPRRVTDLVERQPQYVTTAGNETVEVRPSIEAIGQEPIQGAAYAGDSRQLLDEIIPASIDLVVTSPPFALQRKKAYGNKSPEEYVEWFLEFAEKVYEALAEDGSLVIDIGGGWQKGKPLRSHYHFKLLSALTDDSGLLADRFGETFNLAQDFYWYNPAKLPTPAQWVTIERIRVKDAVNHVWWLSKNDAREKPDNRRVLKEYSDAQKRLIEKGHDAQSRPSEHELSDTFDEPAEDGAIRPNFRNAIDDSSTTQSSAELLENLDVPEALLEVVLEEGLTEELVQTLGAAHTEDNVLEIANTRSTTPYLEACKETETEIHPARFPRELPKFFIQFLTEPGDTVLDIFAGSNTTGQMAQQTGRKWLAFEFEEAYLEGSRYRFQEPEEIRSGSTSVPEAQSP, from the coding sequence ATGACGGCAACGGAGCCAAGACGTGTAACGGATCTTGTAGAGCGGCAGCCACAGTACGTAACGACGGCCGGAAACGAGACCGTAGAGGTCCGACCATCCATCGAAGCCATCGGTCAGGAGCCCATCCAGGGAGCTGCGTATGCTGGGGATAGTCGACAGCTCCTTGATGAAATCATACCTGCGTCAATTGATCTTGTCGTCACGTCGCCGCCCTTTGCACTTCAGCGAAAGAAGGCCTACGGGAACAAATCCCCCGAAGAGTACGTCGAGTGGTTCCTTGAGTTCGCTGAGAAGGTGTATGAGGCCCTTGCTGAAGACGGCTCGCTCGTCATCGACATCGGCGGCGGGTGGCAGAAGGGCAAGCCGCTTCGGTCACATTACCACTTCAAGCTCCTCTCGGCGCTCACCGACGACAGCGGGTTACTCGCCGATCGATTCGGTGAGACGTTCAATCTCGCCCAGGACTTCTACTGGTACAATCCGGCCAAACTCCCCACTCCAGCTCAATGGGTAACCATCGAACGAATTCGGGTTAAAGACGCGGTGAACCATGTCTGGTGGCTCTCGAAGAACGACGCTCGTGAGAAGCCGGACAACCGTCGGGTGCTAAAAGAGTACAGCGACGCACAGAAGCGGCTAATTGAGAAGGGACACGACGCCCAGTCACGACCGAGTGAACACGAGCTTAGTGATACTTTCGACGAACCGGCTGAGGATGGGGCGATTCGGCCAAACTTCCGAAACGCAATCGATGATTCATCGACGACACAGAGTTCCGCGGAGTTACTCGAAAACCTCGATGTCCCGGAGGCCCTGCTGGAGGTGGTCCTTGAGGAGGGCTTGACAGAGGAGTTGGTTCAGACACTTGGCGCCGCTCATACTGAGGACAACGTACTCGAGATCGCCAATACCCGCTCAACGACGCCATATCTCGAAGCCTGCAAAGAGACAGAGACGGAAATTCATCCAGCACGGTTCCCTCGCGAGCTTCCGAAGTTCTTCATTCAGTTTCTGACTGAACCGGGCGATACAGTATTGGATATCTTTGCGGGGAGTAACACGACCGGACAGATGGCCCAACAGACCGGGCGCAAATGGCTCGCTTTCGAGTTTGAGGAGGCATATCTTGAGGGATCTCGATATCGCTTCCAAGAGCCCGAAGAGATTCGCTCAGGGTCGACGTCGGTGCCGGAAGCTCAGAGCCCATAG